In Aptenodytes patagonicus chromosome 22, bAptPat1.pri.cur, whole genome shotgun sequence, one DNA window encodes the following:
- the KCTD20 gene encoding BTB/POZ domain-containing protein KCTD20 isoform X4, protein MNVNCAGGTDWSRNLESSCSVENLTVTVHESEESNVALGGHSPAAVPRTEGLDSECRHTACPVSPQISSMLSAPEDTHNCHFQDGTKRQSEYFNTQERHGCCALSSSSNSQTVAPEKVTLVVDGTRFAVNPQIFTAHPDTMLGRMFGPGREYNFTRPNEKGEYEIAEGISSAVFRTVLDYYKTGIINCPDGISIPDLRDTCDYLCINFDFNTIKCQDLSALLHELSNDGAHKQFDSYLEELILPIMVDSARKGERECHIVVLTDEDTVDWDEDHPPPMGEEYSQILYSSKLYRFFKYIENRDVAKAVLKERGLKNIRIGIEGYPTCKEKVKRRPGGRSEVIYNYVQRPFIQMSWEKEEGKSRHVDFQCVRSKSLTNLVTVGDDVSEDHEVIMHHPPQVDELDRLNAPFSQMAVNDLPD, encoded by the exons ATGAATGTTAACTGTGCTGGTGGGACAGACTGGTCAAGAAATCTGGAGTCCAGTTGCTCTGTGGAAAACCTAACTGTAACAGTCCATGAGTCAGAAGAAAGTAACGTGGCGCTCGGAGGTCACAGCCCTGCTGCGGTTCCCAGGACTGAGG GTTTAGATTCTGAATGCCGACACACTGCTTGTCCAGTAAGTCCCCAGATCAGTAGCATGTTGTCTGCTCCTGAAGACACGCACAACTGTCATTTCCAAGATGGAACTAAGAGAcagtcagaatattttaatacCCAGGAACGCCATGGATGCTGCGCTTTGTCTTCAAGCAGCAATTCACAAACAGTGGCTCCAGAGAAAGTGACGCTTGTGGTAGATGGCACTCGCTTTGCAGTGAATCCACAGATTTTCACTGCTCACCCGGATACTATGCTGGGAAG AATGTTTGGACCAGGAAGAGAATATAATTTCACCAGGCCAAATGAAAAGGGAGAATATGAAATCGCAGAAGGAATTAGCTCAGCTGTGTTCCGGACTGTGCTG GATTATTACAAAACCGGAATCATTAACTGCCCTGATGGGATTTCCATCCCAGACCTTCGAGACACATGTGATTACCTCTGCATAAACTTTGATTTCAACACAATCAAATGTCAAGATTTAA GTGCTCTGTTACATGAGCTCTCCAATGATGGTGCTCACAAGCAGTTTGATAGCTACCTGGAGGAGCTAATTCTGCCTATAATGGTGGATAGCGCAAGGAAAGGGGAACGTGAATGCCATATTGTCGTGCTGACAGATGAAGACACCGTGGACTGGGATGAAGATCATCCACCTCCAATGGGAGAGGAGTACTCGCAAA TCCTTTACAGTTCCAAGCTGTACAGATTCTTCAAGTACATCGAGAACCGTGATGTTGCAAAAGCTGTATTAAAGGAACGGGGCCTGAAAAATATTCGCATTGGCATTGAAG GATATCCCACCTgtaaagagaaggtgaagaggaggCCTGGTGGCCGGTCCGAAGTGATATACAACTATGTTCAACGGCCATTCATCCAGATGtcatgggaaaaggaagaaggcaAAAGCCGTCATGTTGATTTCCAGTGTGTTCGGAGCAAATCCCTAACAAACCTAGTCACTGTGGGTGATGACGTTTCAGAGGACCATGAGGTGATAATGCATCACCCCCCACAAGTAGATGAACTCGACAGGCTAAACGCACCATTCTCCCAAATGGCTGTTAACGATCTACCAGATTAG
- the KCTD20 gene encoding BTB/POZ domain-containing protein KCTD20 isoform X2, which yields MRLHSKSSSLRKRNQLLTSRRPSMNVNCAGGTDWSRNLESSCSVENLTVTVHESEESNVALGGHSPAAVPRTEGLDSECRHTACPVSPQISSMLSAPEDTHNCHFQDGTKRQSEYFNTQERHGCCALSSSSNSQTVAPEKVTLVVDGTRFAVNPQIFTAHPDTMLGRMFGPGREYNFTRPNEKGEYEIAEGISSAVFRTVLDYYKTGIINCPDGISIPDLRDTCDYLCINFDFNTIKCQDLSALLHELSNDGAHKQFDSYLEELILPIMVDSARKGERECHIVVLTDEDTVDWDEDHPPPMGEEYSQILYSSKLYRFFKYIENRDVAKAVLKERGLKNIRIGIEGYPTCKEKVKRRPGGRSEVIYNYVQRPFIQMSWEKEEGKSRHVDFQCVRSKSLTNLVTVGDDVSEDHEVIMHHPPQVDELDRLNAPFSQMAVNDLPD from the exons CTCTTCTCTTAGGAAACGCAACCAGCTCCTCACATCACGGAGGCCCAGCATGAATGTTAACTGTGCTGGTGGGACAGACTGGTCAAGAAATCTGGAGTCCAGTTGCTCTGTGGAAAACCTAACTGTAACAGTCCATGAGTCAGAAGAAAGTAACGTGGCGCTCGGAGGTCACAGCCCTGCTGCGGTTCCCAGGACTGAGG GTTTAGATTCTGAATGCCGACACACTGCTTGTCCAGTAAGTCCCCAGATCAGTAGCATGTTGTCTGCTCCTGAAGACACGCACAACTGTCATTTCCAAGATGGAACTAAGAGAcagtcagaatattttaatacCCAGGAACGCCATGGATGCTGCGCTTTGTCTTCAAGCAGCAATTCACAAACAGTGGCTCCAGAGAAAGTGACGCTTGTGGTAGATGGCACTCGCTTTGCAGTGAATCCACAGATTTTCACTGCTCACCCGGATACTATGCTGGGAAG AATGTTTGGACCAGGAAGAGAATATAATTTCACCAGGCCAAATGAAAAGGGAGAATATGAAATCGCAGAAGGAATTAGCTCAGCTGTGTTCCGGACTGTGCTG GATTATTACAAAACCGGAATCATTAACTGCCCTGATGGGATTTCCATCCCAGACCTTCGAGACACATGTGATTACCTCTGCATAAACTTTGATTTCAACACAATCAAATGTCAAGATTTAA GTGCTCTGTTACATGAGCTCTCCAATGATGGTGCTCACAAGCAGTTTGATAGCTACCTGGAGGAGCTAATTCTGCCTATAATGGTGGATAGCGCAAGGAAAGGGGAACGTGAATGCCATATTGTCGTGCTGACAGATGAAGACACCGTGGACTGGGATGAAGATCATCCACCTCCAATGGGAGAGGAGTACTCGCAAA TCCTTTACAGTTCCAAGCTGTACAGATTCTTCAAGTACATCGAGAACCGTGATGTTGCAAAAGCTGTATTAAAGGAACGGGGCCTGAAAAATATTCGCATTGGCATTGAAG GATATCCCACCTgtaaagagaaggtgaagaggaggCCTGGTGGCCGGTCCGAAGTGATATACAACTATGTTCAACGGCCATTCATCCAGATGtcatgggaaaaggaagaaggcaAAAGCCGTCATGTTGATTTCCAGTGTGTTCGGAGCAAATCCCTAACAAACCTAGTCACTGTGGGTGATGACGTTTCAGAGGACCATGAGGTGATAATGCATCACCCCCCACAAGTAGATGAACTCGACAGGCTAAACGCACCATTCTCCCAAATGGCTGTTAACGATCTACCAGATTAG
- the KCTD20 gene encoding BTB/POZ domain-containing protein KCTD20 isoform X3, whose product MSRHSSLRKRNQLLTSRRPSMNVNCAGGTDWSRNLESSCSVENLTVTVHESEESNVALGGHSPAAVPRTEGLDSECRHTACPVSPQISSMLSAPEDTHNCHFQDGTKRQSEYFNTQERHGCCALSSSSNSQTVAPEKVTLVVDGTRFAVNPQIFTAHPDTMLGRMFGPGREYNFTRPNEKGEYEIAEGISSAVFRTVLDYYKTGIINCPDGISIPDLRDTCDYLCINFDFNTIKCQDLSALLHELSNDGAHKQFDSYLEELILPIMVDSARKGERECHIVVLTDEDTVDWDEDHPPPMGEEYSQILYSSKLYRFFKYIENRDVAKAVLKERGLKNIRIGIEGYPTCKEKVKRRPGGRSEVIYNYVQRPFIQMSWEKEEGKSRHVDFQCVRSKSLTNLVTVGDDVSEDHEVIMHHPPQVDELDRLNAPFSQMAVNDLPD is encoded by the exons CTCTTCTCTTAGGAAACGCAACCAGCTCCTCACATCACGGAGGCCCAGCATGAATGTTAACTGTGCTGGTGGGACAGACTGGTCAAGAAATCTGGAGTCCAGTTGCTCTGTGGAAAACCTAACTGTAACAGTCCATGAGTCAGAAGAAAGTAACGTGGCGCTCGGAGGTCACAGCCCTGCTGCGGTTCCCAGGACTGAGG GTTTAGATTCTGAATGCCGACACACTGCTTGTCCAGTAAGTCCCCAGATCAGTAGCATGTTGTCTGCTCCTGAAGACACGCACAACTGTCATTTCCAAGATGGAACTAAGAGAcagtcagaatattttaatacCCAGGAACGCCATGGATGCTGCGCTTTGTCTTCAAGCAGCAATTCACAAACAGTGGCTCCAGAGAAAGTGACGCTTGTGGTAGATGGCACTCGCTTTGCAGTGAATCCACAGATTTTCACTGCTCACCCGGATACTATGCTGGGAAG AATGTTTGGACCAGGAAGAGAATATAATTTCACCAGGCCAAATGAAAAGGGAGAATATGAAATCGCAGAAGGAATTAGCTCAGCTGTGTTCCGGACTGTGCTG GATTATTACAAAACCGGAATCATTAACTGCCCTGATGGGATTTCCATCCCAGACCTTCGAGACACATGTGATTACCTCTGCATAAACTTTGATTTCAACACAATCAAATGTCAAGATTTAA GTGCTCTGTTACATGAGCTCTCCAATGATGGTGCTCACAAGCAGTTTGATAGCTACCTGGAGGAGCTAATTCTGCCTATAATGGTGGATAGCGCAAGGAAAGGGGAACGTGAATGCCATATTGTCGTGCTGACAGATGAAGACACCGTGGACTGGGATGAAGATCATCCACCTCCAATGGGAGAGGAGTACTCGCAAA TCCTTTACAGTTCCAAGCTGTACAGATTCTTCAAGTACATCGAGAACCGTGATGTTGCAAAAGCTGTATTAAAGGAACGGGGCCTGAAAAATATTCGCATTGGCATTGAAG GATATCCCACCTgtaaagagaaggtgaagaggaggCCTGGTGGCCGGTCCGAAGTGATATACAACTATGTTCAACGGCCATTCATCCAGATGtcatgggaaaaggaagaaggcaAAAGCCGTCATGTTGATTTCCAGTGTGTTCGGAGCAAATCCCTAACAAACCTAGTCACTGTGGGTGATGACGTTTCAGAGGACCATGAGGTGATAATGCATCACCCCCCACAAGTAGATGAACTCGACAGGCTAAACGCACCATTCTCCCAAATGGCTGTTAACGATCTACCAGATTAG
- the KCTD20 gene encoding BTB/POZ domain-containing protein KCTD20 isoform X1 — MCVETDLKRRRSSLRKRNQLLTSRRPSMNVNCAGGTDWSRNLESSCSVENLTVTVHESEESNVALGGHSPAAVPRTEGLDSECRHTACPVSPQISSMLSAPEDTHNCHFQDGTKRQSEYFNTQERHGCCALSSSSNSQTVAPEKVTLVVDGTRFAVNPQIFTAHPDTMLGRMFGPGREYNFTRPNEKGEYEIAEGISSAVFRTVLDYYKTGIINCPDGISIPDLRDTCDYLCINFDFNTIKCQDLSALLHELSNDGAHKQFDSYLEELILPIMVDSARKGERECHIVVLTDEDTVDWDEDHPPPMGEEYSQILYSSKLYRFFKYIENRDVAKAVLKERGLKNIRIGIEGYPTCKEKVKRRPGGRSEVIYNYVQRPFIQMSWEKEEGKSRHVDFQCVRSKSLTNLVTVGDDVSEDHEVIMHHPPQVDELDRLNAPFSQMAVNDLPD, encoded by the exons ATGTGCGTGGAAACAGACCTCAAAAGAAGACG CTCTTCTCTTAGGAAACGCAACCAGCTCCTCACATCACGGAGGCCCAGCATGAATGTTAACTGTGCTGGTGGGACAGACTGGTCAAGAAATCTGGAGTCCAGTTGCTCTGTGGAAAACCTAACTGTAACAGTCCATGAGTCAGAAGAAAGTAACGTGGCGCTCGGAGGTCACAGCCCTGCTGCGGTTCCCAGGACTGAGG GTTTAGATTCTGAATGCCGACACACTGCTTGTCCAGTAAGTCCCCAGATCAGTAGCATGTTGTCTGCTCCTGAAGACACGCACAACTGTCATTTCCAAGATGGAACTAAGAGAcagtcagaatattttaatacCCAGGAACGCCATGGATGCTGCGCTTTGTCTTCAAGCAGCAATTCACAAACAGTGGCTCCAGAGAAAGTGACGCTTGTGGTAGATGGCACTCGCTTTGCAGTGAATCCACAGATTTTCACTGCTCACCCGGATACTATGCTGGGAAG AATGTTTGGACCAGGAAGAGAATATAATTTCACCAGGCCAAATGAAAAGGGAGAATATGAAATCGCAGAAGGAATTAGCTCAGCTGTGTTCCGGACTGTGCTG GATTATTACAAAACCGGAATCATTAACTGCCCTGATGGGATTTCCATCCCAGACCTTCGAGACACATGTGATTACCTCTGCATAAACTTTGATTTCAACACAATCAAATGTCAAGATTTAA GTGCTCTGTTACATGAGCTCTCCAATGATGGTGCTCACAAGCAGTTTGATAGCTACCTGGAGGAGCTAATTCTGCCTATAATGGTGGATAGCGCAAGGAAAGGGGAACGTGAATGCCATATTGTCGTGCTGACAGATGAAGACACCGTGGACTGGGATGAAGATCATCCACCTCCAATGGGAGAGGAGTACTCGCAAA TCCTTTACAGTTCCAAGCTGTACAGATTCTTCAAGTACATCGAGAACCGTGATGTTGCAAAAGCTGTATTAAAGGAACGGGGCCTGAAAAATATTCGCATTGGCATTGAAG GATATCCCACCTgtaaagagaaggtgaagaggaggCCTGGTGGCCGGTCCGAAGTGATATACAACTATGTTCAACGGCCATTCATCCAGATGtcatgggaaaaggaagaaggcaAAAGCCGTCATGTTGATTTCCAGTGTGTTCGGAGCAAATCCCTAACAAACCTAGTCACTGTGGGTGATGACGTTTCAGAGGACCATGAGGTGATAATGCATCACCCCCCACAAGTAGATGAACTCGACAGGCTAAACGCACCATTCTCCCAAATGGCTGTTAACGATCTACCAGATTAG